In Amyelois transitella isolate CPQ chromosome 3, ilAmyTran1.1, whole genome shotgun sequence, a single genomic region encodes these proteins:
- the LOC106133510 gene encoding deoxynucleoside kinase isoform X1: protein MMLKSSITIFGINVRRLFHKMNSEKGRPFTVFVEGNIGSGKTTFLEHFRQFEDITLLTEPVEEWRNLKGWNLLDLMYKDPAKWAMTFQSYVSLTMLNMHLRETPTPVKLMERSIFSARYCFVENMMRGGVLHPAQFSVLDEWFRFIIQQVPIQADLIVYLKSTPSIVHERIRKRARSEEQCVPLTYIEQLHQLHEDWLVNRSFGECPAPVLVIDADLDLSQITDEYKKSEHQILRKAVDVVMRSPNKLSPKKPITSSPIKIVPQMRL, encoded by the exons atgATGTTAAAATCCTCAATTACTATATTTGGTATTAATG TTCGGAGGCTTTTTCACAAAATGAATTCTGAAAAGGGAAGACCATTTACGGTGTTCGTCGAGGGTAATATTGGAAGTGGAAAGACAACGTTTCTAGAACATTTTCGTCAATTTGAAGACATAACTTTACTTACTGAACCCGTTGAAGAGTGGCGTAATTTGAAAGGATGGAATCTCTTG GACTTGATGTACAAAGACCCTGCAAAATGGGCAATGACCTTCCAATCCTATGTCTCCCTTACAATGTTGAACATGCATCTAAGGGAAACTCCTACCCCAGTGAAACTAATGGAGCGGTCTATCTTTAGTGCGAGGTACTGCTTTGTTGAGAACATGATGAGAGGTGGAGTGTTGCACCCAGCTCAGTTCTCTGTTCTTGATGAGTGGTTCCGGTTTATTATCCAACAAGTACCAATTCAGGCCGATTTAAtag tatatttaaaatccaCACCATCCATTGTACACGAGAGGATAAGGAAACGGGCCAGATCTGAGGAGCAGTGCGTCCCGCTGACCTACATAGAACAACTACACCAACTCCATGAAGACTGGCTTGTAAATAGGAGCTTTGGCGAATGTCCTGCACCA GTGCTGGTCATAGACGCAGACTTGGATCTGTCACAGATAACTGATGAATACAAAAAGAGTGAACACCAAATTCTCAGGAAGGCTGTTGACGTAGTGATGAGGTCACCTAATAAGCTTAGTCCAAAGAAACCTATCACCAGTTCCCCTATTAAAATAGTTCCTCAAATGAggctttaa
- the LOC106133510 gene encoding deoxynucleoside kinase isoform X2 — protein MNSEKGRPFTVFVEGNIGSGKTTFLEHFRQFEDITLLTEPVEEWRNLKGWNLLDLMYKDPAKWAMTFQSYVSLTMLNMHLRETPTPVKLMERSIFSARYCFVENMMRGGVLHPAQFSVLDEWFRFIIQQVPIQADLIVYLKSTPSIVHERIRKRARSEEQCVPLTYIEQLHQLHEDWLVNRSFGECPAPVLVIDADLDLSQITDEYKKSEHQILRKAVDVVMRSPNKLSPKKPITSSPIKIVPQMRL, from the exons ATGAATTCTGAAAAGGGAAGACCATTTACGGTGTTCGTCGAGGGTAATATTGGAAGTGGAAAGACAACGTTTCTAGAACATTTTCGTCAATTTGAAGACATAACTTTACTTACTGAACCCGTTGAAGAGTGGCGTAATTTGAAAGGATGGAATCTCTTG GACTTGATGTACAAAGACCCTGCAAAATGGGCAATGACCTTCCAATCCTATGTCTCCCTTACAATGTTGAACATGCATCTAAGGGAAACTCCTACCCCAGTGAAACTAATGGAGCGGTCTATCTTTAGTGCGAGGTACTGCTTTGTTGAGAACATGATGAGAGGTGGAGTGTTGCACCCAGCTCAGTTCTCTGTTCTTGATGAGTGGTTCCGGTTTATTATCCAACAAGTACCAATTCAGGCCGATTTAAtag tatatttaaaatccaCACCATCCATTGTACACGAGAGGATAAGGAAACGGGCCAGATCTGAGGAGCAGTGCGTCCCGCTGACCTACATAGAACAACTACACCAACTCCATGAAGACTGGCTTGTAAATAGGAGCTTTGGCGAATGTCCTGCACCA GTGCTGGTCATAGACGCAGACTTGGATCTGTCACAGATAACTGATGAATACAAAAAGAGTGAACACCAAATTCTCAGGAAGGCTGTTGACGTAGTGATGAGGTCACCTAATAAGCTTAGTCCAAAGAAACCTATCACCAGTTCCCCTATTAAAATAGTTCCTCAAATGAggctttaa